DNA sequence from the Deltaproteobacteria bacterium genome:
TTTCCTGCAACGACTTGGGGATATACCAGGTGGGATTTTTCCTTTTTTCAGCCACAAAGCAGGTCCCTTCGGGACTGAACCAGCCCTCGTCCCCGATACCGATGGGATAGGTTCGGACCATCTTGATGGACTTCAGGAAATAATACAACCGCATCTCGGCAATGTTGATCACAATGCCATATCTTTGGGTTTGGGGCAGGATCCACTGACTGGGAATAAGGACCTTCATCCCCCGGGGCGGAACCCAGGGATCGATTCCGGGGTATAGGGCCTCCAGCTCATTAAAACCCAGGTCATGATCCCGGGCCACATCCAGGAAGGTATCTTTTTCTTTGACCGTATATTCTCCCAAAAGGCCGATTACTGTTTCGGCCTTGGGATCCAGATCAATTTTGGGGTCGGGGAAGCGGTAAGGATAGGCCCCTTTGGCCCAGGTCTCCGGGGAAAGAAAAAGAGACCCTACAATCCATATTCCGGCCAAGAAAAAACCGGTCTGATATAAAAATTGGATTAAATTTTTTTTAAAGCAACTCACAATTTCTCAATACGTACGGCGCAAACCTTTAATTCCGGAATCTTGGCCACGGGGTCCAGAGCCGTTTGGGTTAAGCGGTTGGCCGCTGCTTCAGCATAGTGAAAGGGGATAAAAATAGTACCCTCCGGAGAGCGGTCGGTGATTTTGACCTTGGC
Encoded proteins:
- a CDS encoding L,D-transpeptidase family protein yields the protein MSCFKKNLIQFLYQTGFFLAGIWIVGSLFLSPETWAKGAYPYRFPDPKIDLDPKAETVIGLLGEYTVKEKDTFLDVARDHDLGFNELEALYPGIDPWVPPRGMKVLIPSQWILPQTQRYGIVINIAEMRLYYFLKSIKMVRTYPIGIGDEGWFSPEGTCFVAEKRKNPTWYIPKSLQEKYQMKTMPPGPDNPLGDYWLGLSFSGYGIHGTNFPWAIGRLVTHGCIRLYPEDIEKFFPMVPIKTPVELIYEPVKVGWKQGRVFMEVHPDIYNKKGDLVQYGQNKIKSLGLQEKVNEALMIKTLEEKQGIPVDIHLD